A single region of the Methanothermobacter sp. K4 genome encodes:
- a CDS encoding glycosyltransferase family 2 protein, whose product MIPAYNEEGSIGELLDRIMMLYPDAEIIVVDNNSSDRTAEIAASRGVRVIFEGRQGKTNAMLAAFRNVRTEYAIMMDADCTYSPEDSALLIDVLKDRGADVVLGSRLRGEMEDGAISSLNRIGNHILSFTATILYNPVSDVCTGHWAFRRRAIDYLLERGLKYPGFELEAEMFSKLARSDLRMVEVPISYRRRSDEPKLSSLPDGFRIFKTLIFERLR is encoded by the coding sequence ATGATACCTGCCTACAATGAGGAGGGATCCATTGGGGAACTCCTTGACAGGATAATGATGCTCTACCCTGACGCTGAGATCATCGTGGTTGATAACAACTCCTCTGACAGGACTGCTGAGATTGCAGCATCACGTGGTGTCAGGGTCATCTTTGAGGGGAGGCAGGGGAAGACGAATGCCATGCTCGCAGCCTTCAGGAATGTGAGGACGGAGTATGCCATTATGATGGACGCCGACTGCACATACTCTCCTGAGGATTCAGCACTCCTGATAGATGTGCTTAAGGATAGGGGTGCTGATGTGGTCCTCGGTTCAAGACTGAGGGGGGAAATGGAGGATGGTGCAATATCCAGTCTCAACAGGATCGGGAACCATATACTGAGCTTCACAGCCACCATCCTGTACAACCCGGTGAGTGATGTCTGCACCGGGCACTGGGCCTTCAGGAGGAGGGCCATAGATTACCTCCTAGAGAGGGGATTGAAGTATCCTGGATTCGAACTGGAGGCGGAGATGTTCTCAAAACTTGCAAGGTCAGACCTCAGGATGGTCGAGGTCCCCATTTCCTACAGGAGGAGGTCCGATGAACCCAAGCTTTCATCCCTCCCTGATGGTTTCAGAATCTTCAAGACGCTCATCTTTGAGAGGTTAAGATAA